In one window of Psychrobacter sp. P2G3 DNA:
- a CDS encoding metallophosphoesterase, with translation MQSDIIMWFFFIVVTQILALTTSVILWWLIKPKRSITKKAIISSVFIINNVALIYGLSEFWRERFHVYLVVGILQGFMIYAALITAAIALIYYKLLKGQCRPKLIRSIGIMIYIGIVSLAVFNAYSPVVHQLTVTTTKPLNEPIDIALVSDTHLGRWFGNRQIDRLVNLIDAQDADMVVLAGDIMNDTTIYYDKTNMHERLSKLRAPFGVYAVLGNHDYLGYEEAIAEAVTDAGITVLDNESVLLNESVWLVGRSDDVDSTRLSASELLSKVDTDKPTIFLEHRPTALEEISDLPVDLHLSGHTHGGQIFPLTMLKQWFQPLVHGTKNIENTQFLVSSGYGFGPVPFRLGTRSEIWMIRLQSAS, from the coding sequence ATGCAATCAGATATTATTATGTGGTTTTTCTTTATTGTCGTTACCCAAATATTGGCGTTAACGACTAGCGTCATCTTATGGTGGCTCATCAAGCCAAAACGTTCGATTACAAAAAAAGCAATTATATCATCCGTTTTTATTATTAATAATGTGGCGCTCATTTATGGGCTTAGTGAGTTTTGGCGTGAGCGTTTTCATGTCTATTTAGTCGTGGGTATTTTGCAAGGCTTTATGATCTATGCTGCGCTGATTACCGCCGCTATTGCTCTGATATATTATAAGTTATTGAAAGGTCAGTGCCGACCTAAGCTCATACGTAGCATCGGCATAATGATATATATTGGCATCGTAAGTTTAGCGGTATTTAATGCTTACTCGCCAGTGGTACATCAGTTAACTGTTACGACAACCAAGCCATTGAATGAGCCAATAGATATTGCCTTAGTATCCGATACGCACTTAGGTAGATGGTTTGGCAATCGACAGATAGATAGGTTGGTCAATCTCATCGATGCTCAGGATGCTGACATGGTGGTGCTGGCAGGTGATATTATGAATGATACTACTATCTATTATGACAAAACCAATATGCATGAGCGTCTATCAAAACTGCGTGCGCCGTTTGGCGTGTATGCTGTATTAGGGAATCATGATTACTTAGGGTACGAAGAAGCAATCGCTGAAGCGGTAACAGATGCAGGTATCACAGTACTGGATAATGAGAGTGTATTGCTTAACGAGTCAGTGTGGTTAGTCGGGCGTTCAGACGATGTAGATTCTACACGCTTATCAGCATCAGAATTACTGTCGAAGGTTGATACCGATAAGCCGACTATATTTTTAGAGCATCGTCCTACAGCGCTAGAAGAGATCAGCGATTTACCCGTAGATTTGCACTTATCGGGACATACGCATGGCGGACAGATATTTCCATTGACGATGCTAAAACAGTGGTTTCAACCACTGGTACACGGTACAAAAAATATAGAAAATACGCAGTTTCTAGTATCTTCAGGCTATGGTTTTGGTCCTGTACCATTTAGGCTAGGAACGCGCTCTGAGATATGGATGATTAGGTTACAATCTGCTTCATAA
- a CDS encoding metallophosphoesterase, producing MRYAFFITIFVLLQLFSLGAALSLQWWLQPWTTTTLQTAVMVTIFIITNSLLLLSVKRVFANSYRWVSSWMLFMHFMVLTALLISLLYGGYWLIVTFTDYRVLNPSVVATGLRVLALVIFIGLFIYALYSAYVPVVRKKTISINKPMVRQLRIAVASDLHIGRLFGRDAIDRLRRLVVQSEADILLMPGDIMDDNTEAFTAYDMQANLTELCASLPYGVYATLGNHDLYGHEQPISHSLRSAGVHLLNDDVVCLTHQDQPIWLVGRFDNHKRERVATTELLAQVDVDEPIILLDHRPSDIVEHSQLPIDLQVSGHTHNGQVFPANFIVSAINRLGYGYEAIGRGHFVVSSGYGFWGIPFRLGSRSEIWLVTLNGK from the coding sequence ATGCGCTACGCATTTTTTATCACCATTTTTGTACTGTTGCAGCTTTTTAGTTTAGGAGCTGCGCTAAGCTTACAATGGTGGTTACAGCCTTGGACAACGACTACCTTACAAACCGCAGTAATGGTAACTATATTTATCATTACCAATAGTTTGCTGCTACTGAGTGTCAAAAGAGTGTTTGCCAATAGCTATCGCTGGGTGAGTAGTTGGATGTTGTTCATGCATTTCATGGTACTAACCGCGTTGCTAATCAGCTTGTTATACGGAGGTTATTGGCTAATAGTAACCTTTACTGACTACCGTGTTCTTAATCCTTCGGTAGTGGCAACGGGGTTGCGAGTACTTGCTCTGGTTATTTTTATTGGTCTGTTCATTTATGCTTTATATAGCGCCTACGTACCTGTTGTGCGTAAAAAAACTATTAGTATTAATAAACCGATGGTAAGGCAATTACGTATTGCGGTAGCTAGTGATTTACATATTGGTCGGCTATTTGGTCGCGATGCGATAGATAGGCTACGTCGCCTTGTCGTCCAGTCTGAAGCGGATATACTGTTGATGCCGGGCGATATTATGGATGATAATACCGAAGCATTTACAGCCTACGATATGCAGGCAAACTTAACTGAACTATGTGCTAGCCTGCCTTATGGGGTTTATGCGACGTTAGGCAATCATGATTTATACGGGCATGAACAGCCAATTAGTCACTCACTGCGTAGTGCTGGCGTGCATTTATTGAACGATGATGTAGTCTGCCTGACGCATCAAGATCAACCGATTTGGTTGGTTGGCCGTTTTGATAATCACAAACGTGAGCGCGTAGCGACGACAGAATTACTGGCACAAGTAGATGTAGATGAGCCCATCATATTACTAGACCATCGTCCTAGTGATATCGTTGAACATAGCCAGTTACCCATTGATTTACAAGTGTCAGGACATACTCATAATGGCCAGGTATTTCCCGCTAATTTTATCGTCAGTGCTATTAACCGTCTAGGTTACGGTTATGAAGCAATTGGTCGTGGACACTTTGTGGTGTCATCTGGCTATGGCTTTTGGGGCATACCGTTCCGCTTAGGATCACGATCAGAGATTTGGTTAGTCACTCTTAACGGTAAGTAG
- the grpE gene encoding nucleotide exchange factor GrpE, whose product MTEQAPNHEFDANDPKAAQSNIDRDESILEETMKEFNPGNNSGEDNTIENDIDIDAFHTRIAELEGEVKQAKEGTARANAEAYNAQKRMEQEADKSKKFALQKFAKELLEVVDNLERAVEMADPEDPVAEGVKLTHKALLTVLNKHGVEVVDPQGEKFNADFHEAVGIDPEAEADIVGTVLQKGYNLNGRLLRPAMVRVGQ is encoded by the coding sequence ATGACTGAACAAGCACCCAACCACGAGTTTGACGCAAATGACCCAAAAGCGGCACAGAGCAATATCGACCGTGATGAAAGCATTTTAGAGGAAACTATGAAAGAGTTTAATCCAGGAAATAACTCTGGCGAAGACAATACTATCGAAAACGATATCGATATCGATGCTTTTCACACGCGTATCGCTGAGCTTGAAGGTGAGGTCAAACAAGCTAAAGAAGGTACCGCTCGAGCCAATGCTGAAGCTTACAATGCGCAAAAGCGTATGGAGCAAGAAGCGGATAAAAGCAAAAAATTCGCTTTGCAAAAATTTGCTAAAGAATTGTTAGAGGTCGTCGATAACCTAGAGCGTGCTGTCGAGATGGCTGATCCTGAAGATCCAGTCGCTGAAGGTGTTAAATTGACTCATAAAGCGCTGCTAACCGTACTCAATAAGCATGGCGTAGAAGTGGTTGATCCACAAGGCGAGAAGTTTAATGCTGATTTCCATGAAGCAGTAGGTATTGACCCAGAAGCAGAAGCGGATATCGTTGGCACTGTGTTGCAAAAAGGCTATAACTTAAATGGTCGCCTATTGCGTCCCGCTATGGTACGTGTCGGTCAGTAA
- a CDS encoding alpha/beta hydrolase, translating to MPVLPIPSINVLVSKIANTIKALRSRASSDTSERSTSKDSSAKDSKLLINHLNNSLSSDIHHSKARYQKHAFHYVLKGLGYLPTPLLERLNTSLHGPNTKQYPHADAHLRLIIALNNKLKRPLRIDKLTTLRHKFAADAVAMQAPNVWQQLDNDLKLPIKDNAEVNAKKNAENRAMVRWQDESIVNADGDDMTVRCYQQHEQNTDETNIDKTVMLFFHGGGFCIGDLDTHHEFCHVVCRQTGWSVVSVDYRLAPEYAAPTALRDCLAAYAWLAEHCHTLGALPSRIVLSGDSAGGCLAILVAQQVTAPDATQWLNLGLDEEDMINKLQDLPRPLAQLPLYPVTDINANYPSWALYGKGLLLDYNDVEVFDTAYMQHSTLPGSHPLTSPMHGNNTRMCPSYIVAAELDILRDEALIYADQLQDSRIATKTYTVLGAPHGFIHLMSIHKGIGHETAGIIDKFASFVRQLLTVKSD from the coding sequence ATGCCAGTCCTACCAATTCCATCCATAAATGTACTGGTAAGTAAAATTGCTAATACAATAAAAGCGCTACGCAGTCGAGCAAGCAGTGATACATCAGAGCGTAGTACATCAAAAGACAGTTCAGCAAAAGATAGTAAACTGCTAATTAATCATCTAAACAATAGCCTTTCTAGTGATATTCACCACTCAAAAGCGCGCTATCAAAAGCATGCATTTCACTATGTGCTAAAAGGTCTCGGCTATCTGCCTACGCCCCTACTTGAAAGGCTTAATACCTCCTTGCATGGTCCAAATACTAAGCAATACCCACATGCTGATGCCCACTTGCGTTTGATTATAGCGCTGAATAATAAGCTTAAGCGCCCGCTACGTATCGATAAACTGACTACGTTACGACATAAATTTGCAGCTGACGCAGTCGCTATGCAAGCGCCAAACGTCTGGCAACAGCTGGATAATGATTTAAAGCTGCCGATTAAAGATAATGCAGAAGTCAACGCGAAAAAAAATGCAGAAAATAGAGCGATGGTACGTTGGCAAGATGAATCAATAGTTAACGCTGACGGCGATGATATGACAGTGCGCTGCTATCAGCAGCATGAGCAAAATACTGATGAAACGAACATTGATAAAACAGTCATGTTGTTCTTTCATGGCGGCGGGTTTTGTATTGGCGACCTTGATACTCATCATGAGTTTTGTCACGTAGTCTGCAGACAAACAGGCTGGTCGGTGGTCAGTGTCGACTATCGATTGGCGCCAGAGTACGCTGCCCCAACCGCTCTTAGAGACTGCCTAGCTGCTTATGCTTGGTTAGCTGAGCACTGCCATACTTTGGGTGCATTGCCATCACGCATTGTATTATCGGGTGACAGTGCCGGTGGTTGCTTAGCAATCTTGGTCGCTCAGCAAGTCACTGCGCCAGACGCTACGCAATGGTTAAATTTAGGGTTAGATGAAGAAGACATGATTAATAAGTTGCAAGACTTGCCTCGTCCACTAGCCCAACTGCCTCTCTATCCTGTCACCGATATTAATGCGAATTATCCTAGCTGGGCGCTATACGGTAAAGGGTTATTGCTCGATTACAATGATGTGGAAGTGTTTGACACAGCCTACATGCAACATAGTACTTTGCCAGGCTCACACCCGCTTACATCGCCTATGCACGGCAATAACACGCGCATGTGTCCAAGCTATATTGTGGCGGCTGAATTAGATATCTTACGTGATGAGGCTTTGATTTATGCTGACCAATTACAAGATAGTCGTATCGCGACTAAGACCTACACTGTGCTAGGCGCGCCGCATGGCTTTATTCATTTAATGAGTATTCATAAAGGTATTGGTCATGAGACGGCTGGTATTATTGACAAGTTTGCCAGCTTTGTCCGCCAACTACTTACCGTTAAGAGTGACTAA